A single region of the Mercenaria mercenaria strain notata chromosome 6, MADL_Memer_1, whole genome shotgun sequence genome encodes:
- the LOC128558006 gene encoding uncharacterized protein LOC128558006, which yields MAVGHKKKSLPVNSIHSFDWKAFHKTRSNYLPDQDDMQSNPNYWHGSVDILMGRVTAITVKGEHSNQGDDGDDSEDYNDSIIEMNISVQEEFLTRPEEFQVIAEAIVFSLIQKRQNEGSRYSFVPTVAIKNENVYLYMYDGKYDILLKTAAYPLFSSTVPPPKLDTTTILALWFAINYKLFCTGITKEIKQQNSRANFLSSLNKEARNVYEKRLEFGRCHIGPPVERFHPRENDSVVVVEGTPDIETHLSADR from the exons ATGGCTGTAGGACACAAAAAGAAGTCATTACCGGTAAACTCAATCCACTCATTTGACTGGAAAGCTTTTCATAAAACAAGAAGCAATTATTTACCtgatcaagatgacatgcaga GTAATCCCAATTATTGGCATGGTTCAGTGGATATTTTAATGGGTAGAGTAACTGCAATTACAGTGAAAGGTGAGCACAGCAATCAGGGTGATGATGGAGATGACTCAGAGGATTACAATGATTctattattgaaatgaacatttcaGTCCAAGAGGAATTTTTAACAAGACCTGAAGAATTTCAAGTCATTGCTGAAGCAATTGTGTTTTCATTAATTCAGAAACGACAGAACGAAGGCAGCCGGTACAGCTTTGTGCCTACAGTAGCAATTAAAAATGAGAATGTTTACCTGTACATGTACGATGGGAAGTATGATATTCTTCTAAAAACGGCAGCATACCCATTGTTCTCTTCTACTGTTCCTCCCCCTAAATTAGATACAACAACCATACTGGCTCTTTGGTTTGCAATAAATTACAAACTATTCTGTACAGGTATAACAAAagagataaaacaacaaaactcTCGTGCAAACTTTCTGTCCTCGTTAAACAAAGAAGCAAGGAATGTATATGAGAAAAGGCTTGAATTTGGCAGATGCCACATTGGACCACCTGTAGAAAGATTTCATCCTAGAGAAAATGACAGTGTTGTAGTTGTGGAGGGTACACCTGATATTGAAACCCACTTGTCGGCAGATAGGTGA